In Hyalangium ruber, the DNA window TGGTTTTGTGTCATCCGCAGCAGTGGCCCGTCGTCTGCCGCCTCTTCATGGTAGGGCGGCTTGAGCAGGCGTCTTCCCTACTGGGCTACGCGGTGCGCACGCAGACGTGGCACTCGGCACTCCGGCACTCCTCAGCAGCCCTCCTCTTCCTCTCTGCTCTCGCTGCGCAAGGGGGAAGAGAACCTGCGCGTCTTCCGGTTCCCCTGAGCCAGCACCTGTGCCACCGGGGTGGCAGTCATGCTCAGGCGCTGGGCTCGCCTCTTGTGGCTTCGGCTCTGCCCTCGCTGGGAAGCGCCACCTGGATGACGACCTTGCCCCGGGCATGCCCTTCTTCAAGGTAGGCCAGGGCCTCAGGCACCTTGTCGAGGGGGAAGGTCCGGTCGATGACCGAGCGCACCCGCCCGTCGCCCAGGCAGTCGCGCAGGAACTCCAGATCCTCGAGGTTGCTCTTCATGGTCACGTAGCCCAGGCGCTTGCCGCTGAGCAACGAGTGCAGGGGGCCCAGCAGCACGGCCGCGGCCATCTGCCTGCCCGCACCGCCTGTCATCAGGAAGCGCCCGCCAGGGGCCAGGACGCGCTTGTAGTGGGACAGCGGGTGGTAGCCGTTGACCGCCAGGATGAGATCGTAGCGGGCGTCACTCTGGGTGAAGTCAGTCTGTGTGTAGTCGATGACCTGGTCGGCGCCCAACGAGCGGACCTGCTCCACGTTGCGGGGGCTGCACACCGCGACGACCTCCGCGCCGAGCACCTTGGCCACTTGCACGGCATAGGTGCCCACGCCGCCGGAGGCCCCGTTGATCAGCACCCGCTCGCCCGGCTTCAGGCAGCCCTCGCGTCGCAGGCCCTGCACGGCCGTCACCCCGGCCAGCGGCGCCGCCGCCGCCTCGTCGAACCCGATGTTGGCGGGCTTCAAGGCCAGCACACCCTCGGGCGCGCAGACGCGCTCGGCGAAGGCACCCCAACCGCTGCTGCCCAGCTCGCCCATCACCGCGTCCCCGGCCTTGAAGCGCGTCACCCCGGGCCCCACGGCGTCGACGACCCCGGCCAGGTCGCAGCCCAGCACGTTGTAGCGGGGCTTGAAGAGGCCCACCGCCAGACGCGCCAGGAAGGGGTCGGCCCGGAGGATGTGCCAGTCGGCCGCGTTCATCGAGCAGGCCCGCACTCGCACCCGCACCTGGCCCGGGCCGGGCACGGGGTCGGGGCGCTCCTCCAGCCTCAGGAGGGAGGGAGGGCCGTACTCGTAGAAGGTGATTGCGCGCATGGGGGCTCTGAGGATGCGATGGCGGGCTGAGCCATCAGTAGACGCCGATCAGGTGGATCTGCACCCTCGGGTTGCCGAGGTACTCCTCGAGGCGCCAGCGGCTCCGGATTCCATCGTCGTGGATGCCTACCCCCGCGTCGGGCGGTGCGCTCGTCTTGGCCAAGGCGTTCCGCAGCCGCGAGAGCGCCCAGACATCGAAGGTCGGATCGCCGGAGCTCTTGAGCACCTTGAGGTCGCGGAGCTTGCCATCTGGCTCCTGCCAGACCTCGACGACCGCGGCGAGCGCGAGGATGGGCGCGGTGACATCCACCATGTACATGTTCGCGGCGCGCCCGGCCTCGACTGCAGCCTGGAGCCGGTTCCGCTGCTCGAGGAGGTGGTCCCTCTTCTCGGGCGCCACCACGGGGCTGCCCGTCTTGCCGAAGCGCTGGACGGCCTCGACCTGCTCCCGCGCCATCCGCGCGCCGATGACCTCCGCGTTGGGTGGCGGAGGATCTACCAGTTGCTGCGAGAAGGAGCGCTGCAGCTGCCGGAAGTACGGCGTGGTCGCTCCACGATCCGCCCGTGCCGCCGCGAGCGTGTCCGCGGCCCAGCCATCGATGCGGGCCTTCGCTTCTTCCGCCTGGTACTCCGCCACGGCCTGCGGATCCGGAAGCTCTTCTGGCCGGTTGCGCACAATGTGCCCCCGGGACGGCGGCTCCTCCATCACAGGTACCCCTCCCGGCAGGTCCTTCGGCAGGAGCGTCAGCCGAGGCGCAGCACGAGGGGCATCCTGCTGCTGGGGGGTAGCAGCCACCGGCGCTGGGGCTTTGACACTCTCTGGTGCGACAGCGTCCTCCTGCGCCCGGGCCACCGTGGCAGGCTGCGGCTGGCGCGTCACCTTGCTCGGAGGCTTTGCGCTCGTCCGAGGGGGCGGCTGCACTTCGGGCTCAGCGAGCGGTTGAGTGGCGGGAGAGGGAGACGCGTAGACGATCTCCAGTTCCAGGGCGCTCGGAGGCACCGTCCGCTGCTCGGGCTCCGTGAACCAGCCCCTCGACAGCACGAATATGGCCACGGCGTGCAGGAGCACCGAGGCCAGGAGCATGAGAGGGAGTTGGGAGCGTCTCGACACGGCAGGGAGCTTGCCTCGGCAGGAGGTCACAGTGAAGCTCACGCAATGAAAAGAGTTCTGCTCGTAGTCCTGGGAGGCGGGCTTCTGGCCGTGCTCATCTTCAGCGGAGGTGGAGTCGACACCACGGAGGCGGGGATCGACGCCTATAACCGTGGAGACTTCCTCCAGGCTGAACCGCTCCTGGCGCGGTGCGCGCGGCAGAAAGCACTGGGCTCCGAGTGGCCCAGGCACCTCCACTGCAGGCTGAAGCACGCCGAGGTGCTCTTCATGCTCGGCCGCGTGCCCGAGGCGGAGGCCTCCCTCATGGAGTCCTTGGAGTCCTCCACGTGGCTTGGTGAGGAGCACCCGCTGGTCGGGCGGATCCACAGTGCCCTGGCGAGGCTCTACCAAGAGACTTCGCGCCTGCCACGCTCCAGGCGCAAGGGCAGGAGCAGGAGGCCCGTGCGCTCGGGGAGCGGCTGGATTCGCGGGTGGCCAAAGAAGAATAAACAGCATGCGGAAATAGCCATGATGCCGATGACGCAGCCCTTGAAGTGGATGAGCCTCGTGAAGGTATCGACCCTGCTCCTGCTCGCCGCTGTTGCCGGCTGTGGCGGAGGTGGTGGTGAGGAGACGCCCAACACGCCCCCCTCATGCCTCGTGCGCGAGGCCACCATCCCCGTCACTACCGTTGACGAACAGGGAGGCTCCGCCTCCCTGGCCTTCACCGTGTCGCTCGAGCGCTGCCGCGTCGTCTCCATCGCCACGGGCGGCACTTACTCCCTGGCGCTGCTCAGCGACGGCACGGCCGCGAGCTGGGGGTTCAATGGCGAGGGCCAGCTCGGCGATGGCACCACCACCGTGCGCGCCACTCCCGTCGAGGTGTCCGGCCTGACCGGCGTTACCGCCCTCGCCGGGGGCATCAACCACTCTCTGGCCCTGCGCAACGATGGCACCGTCTGGGCTTGGGGCTCCAATAAAGAGGGCCAGCTCGGCGATGGCACCATCACCCAACGCCTCATCCCAGTCCAGGTGCCCGGACTCGCGAACATCACGGCCCTCTCCGCCGGCGGCGACTTCTCCGTGGCCCTGCGCAACGATGGCACCGTCTGGGCCTGGGGCTCCAACAGCGTCGGCCAGCTCGGCGATGGCACCACCACCCAACGCTCCACCCCAGTCCAGGTGCCCGGCCTGACGGGCGTCACCGCCCTCTCCGCCGGCGGCTCCTCCGTTCTGGCTCTGCGCAACGATGGCACCGTCTGGGCCTGGGGCTCCAACGGCCTCGGCCAGCTCGGCGATGGCACCACCCCCCAACGCCCCACTCCGGCCCAGGTGCCCGGCCTGACGGGCGTCACCGCCGTGGTGATGGGCGCCAACCACGCTCTGGCCCGGCGCAACGATGGCACTGTCTGGGGCTGGGGAAACAACTACCGAGGCCAGCTTGGCGATGAGGACGACACCTCCCCCAGGAGCCCGCGCCAGGTGCCCGGGCTGGAGGGCATCACCTCCGTCGCGGTCGGCTATCAGCACTCCCTGGCCCTGCGCAGCGATGGCACCGTCTGGGCCTGGGGCACCAACAGTGAGGGCCAGCTGGGCAGCTCGACCCTCATCCGGAGCCCCACGCCTGTCCAGCTACCCGAGCTCACGGGCGTGAGCGCCATCGCGAGCTCGAGCCACTGCCTGGCCCTGCTCCAGGACGGCACCCTGCGGGCTTGGGGCTCCAACAACGATGGCCAGCTGGGCAATGGGACCACCAACCAGCGCTTCACGCCCGTCCGGGTCTCCGGATTGACGGGCGGGCGTGCCGCCGCCGCCGCCGGCTACTTCTCCGTGGCCCTGCGCAGCGATGGCACCCTCTGGAGCTGGGGCTCCAATAGAGAGGGCCAGCTTGGCAATGAGCACGCCACGCATCGTCCCACGCCGCTCCAGGTGCCCGGGCTCACGGGCATCAGCGCCTTCTCCGCGGGCTTCTACCACTCCCTGGCGGTGCTCGGTGACGGCACCGTGCGCGCCTGGGGAAGCCATGACATTGGCCAGCTCGGCGATGGGAGCCCCATGGGCGGCACCCGTCCGACTCCCGTCCCGGTGTCAGGGCTGACAGGCGTCACCACCGTGGCCGCCGGCCACTCCCACTCTCTGGCCCTGCGCAATGACGGCACCGTCTGGGCCTGGGGCGGCAACCATGAAGGCCAGCTCGGGATTGGGCTCGGCGACAGCAGCTCCACCCCTGTTCAGGTGCTCGCGCCCAGTGGCTTTACCGCGCTGGCTGCCGGCACGTTCCGCTCTCTGGCCCTGCGCAATGACGGCACCGTCTGGGCCTGGGGAGAGGCCGCCAGCAATATTCCCGCCCAGGTCTCCGGGCTGAGCGGCATCACCGCCCTCTCCATGACCTCCCAGCACGCGCTCGCCGTGCGTCACAACGGCACCGTCTGGGCCTGGGGGAACAACTTTCAAGGCCAGCTCGGCAATGGGCGCACCTCTTCCTACGAGGAGCCGGCCCAGGTCCCTGGGCTGACGGGCATGACGGCCGTCGCCGCCGGCTACAGCCACTCCCTGGCGCTGCGCGATGACGGCACCGTGTGGGCCTGGGGGGCCAACTTCATCGGCCAGCTGGGTGACGGCTCGACCACGCCACGGCTCACCCCCATCCAGGTGCCTGGGCTCACGCGCATCACCGCCATCTCCACGGGGTTCCTCCACTCCCTGGCACTGCGTGATGACGGCACCCTGTGGGCCTGGGGCTACAATACGGACGGCCAGCTCGGGGATGGAACTTCGGGGGCCTATCCCACCCCGAGTCCGGTCCTGCGCCTGTAGCTGCCTTCACGCGCCCGGGAGTTCAACCGCGCGGCAATGCTAAATTCACCTCCCGTGAATCGTTGCCTTCTCGAGGAGGGTTGACCATGCAGCGCACTCTCAGGATCTCCAGGCTCGCCGCCGCGCTCGTCTCTTGCGCACTCTTCATGACGGTGACGCCAGCCCACTCCGCGGATGTCTACAACTCGCAGTTCACTGCGATCGCGGCCCCTGAATGCATCATGGACTGGGACATCACCGGGAGGTTCAAGGTCAGGCTCACCCAAAACGAGCCATATCCGGCGCCGACCTTGAACCGCTTCGAGATGGCGGTGCGCTACATCCACGACGTCAACACGCCGATCACGACGAATTTCGGCCACCTGGGCACGCTGCCGGTCACCAACTACAACCCGGAGACGCCCTACTCGACGGATTGGTGGCGATGGCAGCGCGGCAAGCTCAACACGGACGCCAACACGACGTCCGGCTTTCAGCTCAAGTGCGCCGACGTGGGCTCGTTCATCAACACGTGGACATTCCCCTATCAGACCATCATCGGCGGCGGGCCGCACACGGCATACGGCTACACCTTCATCGATCCGCAGCTGAGTCCGGCGTCTATCTATTACGCCCCCCAGGCCTTCGATTGGAATCCGGCGACCGATCTCATGTTGCAGTTCCACGCGGAGATGCCGCTCTTCCTCCGCTGGGGACCGCCGGACAATCCGGGGACGGGAGACCTGGGCGTCGCTCAGCTCAGCATGTTCCTGTATCTGTACGATACGACGAGCGGGAAGATCCTGGCGTACGTCCTTGGCGTTTACGACAACAGGTCCTCCTGGTCCCCTCAGGTGCTGCACGACAGCCAGGTCCCCTTCTTGACCACGCCATGGCAGACCAACGAGTACATCACGGTGTCTCCGTACTCCCAGACGTTCAGGACGCACACGTGGACTGGATTGCAGTTCTTCAGGCTTCACATCCCCCAGTCCAAGTTCCTGCTCGCGGTCACCAAGCTGAACGAGTACTGCACCCAGCATCCCACCGCGGCCAACTGCAACTTGCTCTTCAGTAACAACCCGCAGTCCTACAAGGTGATGAGCTTCGGAGTCCTGCATGAGGTCTTCCGAGGGCCCAACAACCAGGTGTCCTCGGGGATCCACTTCTCCGAGGCCGGCCTCTACTACGCCAGATAGCGGAGTGTTGGGCCACTGGCTCTAGCAGTACGCAGCTGACTGACATGCCGGGTGCTGGCTACTGTGGGCAGCACCAAGGAGAGCGCACATGGGAATCACGATGTCACCGCAGGACTACGCCACGGCGTTCCGCCTGCTCGCTTCAACCGCCAGGCACCACGAAAACATCGGGCGGGTCGTGGAGGAGCGGATCCTGCCCCGCCTGCCCAAGCGTCCTTCGCTGTTGGACGTGGGCGCGGGGCCGGGCACGGTGGCCCAGCGGATCGCGCCGCACTTCGGCTCGCTCACCCTGCTCGAGCCCAATCGGGATCAGATCGCCGGGCTCCAGCTCGAGGGGGCGAAGATCCTCCACGAGCCCCTGGAGCGCTACGCGTCATCGGAGCAGTACGATCTCGTCCTCTGCTCACACGTGCTGTACCACGTGCCTCTCGCCGACTGGGGAGGGTTCATCGACAGACTGCTCTCGTTCGTGCGCCCTGGGGGGTACTGCCTGATCGTTCTGGGCGCTGCCCGAGGACCGAACTATCAGCTGCACCGCGACTTCACGCAGACCGTCATCTCCAGCGAGCAGCTGCTCGCGACGTTGCAGCAGAAGCGGCTCCCGCACGAAGTCGTTGCGACCGTGAACGGGTTCTCCGCGAAGACCTTCGAGGAGATGTACACGCTCTGTCGCTTCTTCGTGCTCGAGGATTGCTACACGCCAGCGCAGCTTTCAGCCCTGAGCCCGGACGAGGTGCGCAGGCTCGATGACAAGATCCGGATGCACGCCGAGCGTTGCCGGGGCGCCGATGGGGTGTACCGACTGGAGCAGGACGAGGATCTGGTCATTCTCCCCAAGTCCTAACCGCCACCGCCTGCCCTATCAGGCCACCGTGCCTCAGGACGCGTGAGCGCCAGAACACGACCGCTAAAGTCTGCTGACGGCTTCCTACGTACAACATAGGATCTTCCCGAGGAGAGAGAAGTGCTCTCTCCTCCAGCGGGAGATCCCTTCATGAGCCCCAAGTCCGTCTCCGAGGCCCCTTCCCTCCTCCTCCCGGGGACTCAGGTGGGCGACTGGCGCGTGGTGGAGCGACAGGGCCAGGGCACTTACGGAGTCGTCTACCGCGCCGTCCGGGTGGGACAGGAGGACTCAGGCCCCGTGGCACTCAAGCTGGCCGTGTACCCGGGGGATCCTCGCTTCGCGCGGGAGGTGGGCCTGCTCTCTCGCATCCGCCACCCGAGCGTCCCTCTCCTGCGGGGCCACGGGCTCTGGCGCCACGCCTCCGGAGCGGAGCACCCTTTCTTCGTCATGGAGTGGGTGGAGGCCACCCCGCTCTACGCCTGGGCCGAGCAGCATTCCGCCTCCTGCAGGCAGGTGCTCCGACTGCTGGCCCAGGTGGCTCGCGCGCTCGCCGCCACCCACTCCGCCAACGCCGTCCACCGCGACGTCAAGGGCGCCAACGTCCTGGTGCGCGCGGATGGCAGCGCTGTGCTCATCGACTTCGGCGCCGGCCACTTCCAGGGAGCCCCCCGCCTCACCTGGCAATCCCTTCCTCCGGGCACGGTCGCCTACCGCTCCCCCGAGGCCAATCTGTTCCTGCTGGCCTCCGTCCGGGCCCGCGATTCCTACTACCCGGCCACTGCGGCCGATGACTTGTTCTCCCTGGGCGTCACGGCCTTCCGCCTCGTCTCGGGCGAGTACCTCCCGGACATGGCGCCCTTTCAGGATGCGGCGGAGTCCTGGCACCTGCTGTGCCCGGATCCGCGGCCCCTCCTGGAGCGCAATCCCCGAATGCACCCGCGGCTGCGGGAGGGCATCCTCCGCCTCCTCTCGGAGTCTCCCGAGGCCCGTGGCACGGCAGCGGAGCTCGCCCAGGCGCTGGAAGCCGCCGCGGAGCACGCGGGCCCCGAGGCCGATCTCCCTCTGCTCACCGCGCAAGCACCGCAGCCTTTGCCCTTACCCCGTGAACAGGCCCTGGCTCCCGTACCCACCCGAGCGACACCGCCGCCCGAGGAGGCACCCTCGGGCGTGGTGCCACTCCCGAAGGAGGCCGGCTTCCGGACGCGTGTCCTGGCGTGGAGACCCTGGCTGGCCCTGGCCACCCTGGGGATGCTCGGGCTCCTCGTGGGGGCCGTGCAGGCAGTGCATGCACGGCTCGAGCGGCTGGCTGCGCGCGGGCAGCAGTCCTCTGCTTCCGAGGTGCCCGATGCGGGCACTGCCGCCGTGGGGGACTCCGCGCCAACAGCGCCCTTGGCCTCCATCCATGTCCCCTCCAAGACGGAGGCCATGGCTCGGGACATGCCTCCCAAGCCTCTTCCCGGGCAGACTCGACCCGATGAGAAGGGCCACTGCCCAGGCCGCAAGCTGGTGGCCCTCAACGGTGGTTGCTGGGTAGAGACCCTCCCGATGACCGCCAAGGAGTGCGCGGAGAACGGTTGGGTGTACAGCCAAAGCCGGTGCTACGCCCCTGCCCTCACTCCGCCCAGCAAGCCTCCGCCCACGTCGAGTCCGCCGGACTCCCGCTGAGCCCTGGTCTCATCCGCCTGGCTGTCTCTGGCGACTTCAGGGGAAAAAGAACACCCGGCTCGCCTGATGGCGGCCGGAGCGAGTGCTTCTGCCGACCTCGCGGTCCGGGCGACAACTACGCTGGCAAGGGGGAACTACGACTGTAGGATCAGGTATCGCCGAGTTCGCTGAGGTACTCGCACAGCACCCGAACCACGTCGTCCTCGCGAACCAATCTTTGCCCCGAAAACTTCAGCGGTGAATCAACGAACGACACCGCGTATACGTCGTCCTCATGCCAGGCCACGTTCACGCCTCGCTTCGCGCGGCCCCGAGAGAGCACCAGCGACGCATGCGACACAACCGGATGCACGTCGGCGAACGCCGGGTCATGCTTGATCATGTCGACCAGCCTCCTCATTGCCGCCAGCGTCGGATGAAGCACGCGATAACACTCTAGACTCCCGAAAGCACTGTCGACCTTGCCCCATTCGTCAGCTACCGCCATGGCTTAATTGCCTCCTCAAGCGCGTCACCGGTGAGCCGCTCTCCATTACGGAAAAAGTCGGTGGCCACTTCCCATTTTTTGTTCCTAGAATTTCACGCAACTTAGAGAGCTTTGGCATCTCCAATGTGCTCATGGCATGGCCCACAAAGCCAACCTTGGCACCCAAAGTCGCAAAGGCACTGCTTGACAGGTGCCGCTCCAATTAGAATCCCAGCACATCATTGGGCTCGAATGTATTTGCCCGGATTCGCGTGCTGCCTGAAGTTGCTGATGAACAATGGCAGCGTGACGGTTTCGTGCGCGATCGCGCGGAAGTGCGCCGCCGCGGGCATGAGTTGCGGACCTCGGAAGGCGACCGCCAGCTCCGCCCATCCGGAGCCGCCGCTCAGCTCCCGGAACACCACCCCTTTCGGCCGCATGGCTTGAGCCGACATCGGAGCAATGGTGATCCCGAGCCCCGCTTGCACCATGCCGACGACCGAGGGCCAGGAGCTGGCTTCCTGATGGATGAACGGCGAGAAGCCCGCGCCGAGACACAAGCTCGTGATCGTGTCGTGCAGGCCTGGCGCCGAGTGCCGGGGAAACAGGATGAAGGGTTCGCTCGCCAGTGACGCCAGGGCGACGGCCTTCTGGCGTGCTCTGGGGTGCCGCGCCGGGAGCGCCAGCACGAAACGTTCCCGGAGCAGCTGTTCGACCGTCACTCCCTCATGCCGAAAAGGGGCCCGGACGATGGCGAGATCCAGCTCGCCGGTGCTGAGCGCGACGCCGATGTCCAGCTTCTCGCGATCGTCGAGTTCGAGCTTCACCTCCGGAAACCGTGACCGGAATCGGAGCACGATGCGAGGGAGAATCCCGAAGGCCGACGACGCACCGAAGCCGACCCTCAGGGTTCCGGTCTCTCCCTGAGCCGCCCGCCGGACCGTGGAGATCACCTCCGCGCGCCTCGCCAGCAGCTCCCGGGCGTCTTCCAGGAAGCGGCTCCCCGCGGAGGTCAGGGCCACGTGGCGACTCGTCCGAGTGAGGAGCTCCACCCCCAGCCCGGCCTCGAGCTTGCGGATCTGCTGGCTGAACGGTGGCTGGGCCATTCCTACCCGGGCAGCGGCCCGGCCAAAGTGCAGCTCCTCCGCGACGGCGACGAAGAGTTGAAGCTGGCGGAATTCCATATCCAGACGATATCCGTCTGAATCCGGGGTGAAAGATATATTGGTCGTGCATGATCCCGCTTCCTACTCTGCGGTCATGCGACGCCTCCTCTTCCGCCTCGGCATTCTGCTCACCGCCCTCGCCGGTACACCCACGCTGGCGCTCGAGCCCGGTGCTTCAGCCTCCGCCACACCGGACAAGCAGCTGCAGGCGCGGCTGGATCTCTCCTATCGGTACAAGCGGCTCCCGGAGCTCATTCGTGACAGCCTGATCCCGCAGCAATGGCTCCGTGAGGGAGACCGGCTGATCTTCTGGTCGGCGGTGGGGCCGGACGCAGGCACCTGGGTGCTGGTCCATGCTCGAACGGGATCCATGAAGCCGCTGCTGTCCAGCGCCGAGCTGCGGACCCAGCTCTCGCGGCTGATGGGGAAGCCGATTCAACTGCCGGATCAGCTGGACTTCGCCATCGCTCCGGACCAGCGAGGGATTGTCTTCCGGATCGAGGAACAGTTCTTCGGACTGGGCCTGTCGGATGGCCTCGTCACGGCGCTGCCTCCGGCCAGCCTGAACGCCCTGTCACTGTCCCGGGACAACCTCCTGGCTCCCGACGGTCAAGCCATCGCGGTGCAGCGCGACGGCGGCTTCGCGGTGCTGGGTGGCGACGGACGCACGCGGCTCGAACGCAGCGGAGAGGAGAACCACGGCTGGCAGATTCCCAAGAAAGCCTGGTCTCCCGACAGCCGCTTCTTGGTGGTCTGGCGCGAGGATCTGCGCGGCGTCCACAAGATCCCGATCGTGGACTACTCGAGTGCGCTCGAGCAGGTGACCCGGATTCCCTACGTCAAGGCGGGCACGCCCCTGGGGCAGCAGGCGTTCTACGTGGTTGAACCGGCCACCGGCCGCGTGACACGCATCCCTCCCACGGAAGGAGAGACCTATGACTGGTTCGCTGGCTGGCGCCCTGGCAGCAGCGAGGCGCTGATCCTTCACCTGTCCCGCGACGGCAAGCGACTGGACCTCTCCGCGGTAGAGCCTGCCTCGGGGAAGCGCCGGCGAGTGCTCCGCGAGGAGCGGCCGGAGAGCTTCGTGGCCGGGTTGGATTTCGCCGAGGAGGGCTCGGCACGCCAGGTCACACCGCTGCCGGACGGCACCGGCTTCCTCTGGCTGTCCGAGCGCGACGGATGGCGGCACGTCTATCTGTACGACTTCGCGGGCAAGCTCGTGCGCCAGGTCACCCAGGGTGCCTTTCCCATTCACCAGGTGGCCGGCGTCGCGCCGAAGGGCGACGCGCTCTTCCTGCTGGCCTCCGCCGACAGCGCCGCACCGTACGAGCACCTGCTCTACCGGGGAAGCCTCAAGGGGGACGCGCTGAAGCGGATGTCGTCAGGCTCCGGCATGCACAGGATCGCCTTCTCGCCTTCGGGCAGCTACTACGTGGACGCATGGTCCTCGCGGACGCAGCCGCGGCTGCGGGACATGGTCTCCACGGACGGCAAGACACGCCTTCGTCTCACGACGGCCGATGCGAGCGCCCTCGAGGAGTGGGGCTACACGCCTCCGGAGGCACTCACCGTGCTGGCCGCCGATGGCACCACACCCCTGCACGGCGTGCTCTACAAGCCACGCGATTTCGACCCGGCCAGGCGCTACCCGGTCATCGCCTGTATCTATGCGGGACAATTCATCACGGTCGTGCCCTGGAACTTCATCGGCACCTCCGCGTCGCTCCAAGCCA includes these proteins:
- a CDS encoding NAD(P)-dependent alcohol dehydrogenase — translated: MRAITFYEYGPPSLLRLEERPDPVPGPGQVRVRVRACSMNAADWHILRADPFLARLAVGLFKPRYNVLGCDLAGVVDAVGPGVTRFKAGDAVMGELGSSGWGAFAERVCAPEGVLALKPANIGFDEAAAAPLAGVTAVQGLRREGCLKPGERVLINGASGGVGTYAVQVAKVLGAEVVAVCSPRNVEQVRSLGADQVIDYTQTDFTQSDARYDLILAVNGYHPLSHYKRVLAPGGRFLMTGGAGRQMAAAVLLGPLHSLLSGKRLGYVTMKSNLEDLEFLRDCLGDGRVRSVIDRTFPLDKVPEALAYLEEGHARGKVVIQVALPSEGRAEATRGEPSA
- a CDS encoding energy transducer TonB family protein, with amino-acid sequence MSRRSQLPLMLLASVLLHAVAIFVLSRGWFTEPEQRTVPPSALELEIVYASPSPATQPLAEPEVQPPPRTSAKPPSKVTRQPQPATVARAQEDAVAPESVKAPAPVAATPQQQDAPRAAPRLTLLPKDLPGGVPVMEEPPSRGHIVRNRPEELPDPQAVAEYQAEEAKARIDGWAADTLAAARADRGATTPYFRQLQRSFSQQLVDPPPPNAEVIGARMAREQVEAVQRFGKTGSPVVAPEKRDHLLEQRNRLQAAVEAGRAANMYMVDVTAPILALAAVVEVWQEPDGKLRDLKVLKSSGDPTFDVWALSRLRNALAKTSAPPDAGVGIHDDGIRSRWRLEEYLGNPRVQIHLIGVY
- a CDS encoding RCC1 repeat-containing protein, which gives rise to MMPMTQPLKWMSLVKVSTLLLLAAVAGCGGGGGEETPNTPPSCLVREATIPVTTVDEQGGSASLAFTVSLERCRVVSIATGGTYSLALLSDGTAASWGFNGEGQLGDGTTTVRATPVEVSGLTGVTALAGGINHSLALRNDGTVWAWGSNKEGQLGDGTITQRLIPVQVPGLANITALSAGGDFSVALRNDGTVWAWGSNSVGQLGDGTTTQRSTPVQVPGLTGVTALSAGGSSVLALRNDGTVWAWGSNGLGQLGDGTTPQRPTPAQVPGLTGVTAVVMGANHALARRNDGTVWGWGNNYRGQLGDEDDTSPRSPRQVPGLEGITSVAVGYQHSLALRSDGTVWAWGTNSEGQLGSSTLIRSPTPVQLPELTGVSAIASSSHCLALLQDGTLRAWGSNNDGQLGNGTTNQRFTPVRVSGLTGGRAAAAAGYFSVALRSDGTLWSWGSNREGQLGNEHATHRPTPLQVPGLTGISAFSAGFYHSLAVLGDGTVRAWGSHDIGQLGDGSPMGGTRPTPVPVSGLTGVTTVAAGHSHSLALRNDGTVWAWGGNHEGQLGIGLGDSSSTPVQVLAPSGFTALAAGTFRSLALRNDGTVWAWGEAASNIPAQVSGLSGITALSMTSQHALAVRHNGTVWAWGNNFQGQLGNGRTSSYEEPAQVPGLTGMTAVAAGYSHSLALRDDGTVWAWGANFIGQLGDGSTTPRLTPIQVPGLTRITAISTGFLHSLALRDDGTLWAWGYNTDGQLGDGTSGAYPTPSPVLRL
- a CDS encoding class I SAM-dependent methyltransferase, with amino-acid sequence MGITMSPQDYATAFRLLASTARHHENIGRVVEERILPRLPKRPSLLDVGAGPGTVAQRIAPHFGSLTLLEPNRDQIAGLQLEGAKILHEPLERYASSEQYDLVLCSHVLYHVPLADWGGFIDRLLSFVRPGGYCLIVLGAARGPNYQLHRDFTQTVISSEQLLATLQQKRLPHEVVATVNGFSAKTFEEMYTLCRFFVLEDCYTPAQLSALSPDEVRRLDDKIRMHAERCRGADGVYRLEQDEDLVILPKS
- a CDS encoding serine/threonine-protein kinase, which translates into the protein MSPKSVSEAPSLLLPGTQVGDWRVVERQGQGTYGVVYRAVRVGQEDSGPVALKLAVYPGDPRFAREVGLLSRIRHPSVPLLRGHGLWRHASGAEHPFFVMEWVEATPLYAWAEQHSASCRQVLRLLAQVARALAATHSANAVHRDVKGANVLVRADGSAVLIDFGAGHFQGAPRLTWQSLPPGTVAYRSPEANLFLLASVRARDSYYPATAADDLFSLGVTAFRLVSGEYLPDMAPFQDAAESWHLLCPDPRPLLERNPRMHPRLREGILRLLSESPEARGTAAELAQALEAAAEHAGPEADLPLLTAQAPQPLPLPREQALAPVPTRATPPPEEAPSGVVPLPKEAGFRTRVLAWRPWLALATLGMLGLLVGAVQAVHARLERLAARGQQSSASEVPDAGTAAVGDSAPTAPLASIHVPSKTEAMARDMPPKPLPGQTRPDEKGHCPGRKLVALNGGCWVETLPMTAKECAENGWVYSQSRCYAPALTPPSKPPPTSSPPDSR
- a CDS encoding LysR family transcriptional regulator; this encodes MEFRQLQLFVAVAEELHFGRAAARVGMAQPPFSQQIRKLEAGLGVELLTRTSRHVALTSAGSRFLEDARELLARRAEVISTVRRAAQGETGTLRVGFGASSAFGILPRIVLRFRSRFPEVKLELDDREKLDIGVALSTGELDLAIVRAPFRHEGVTVEQLLRERFVLALPARHPRARQKAVALASLASEPFILFPRHSAPGLHDTITSLCLGAGFSPFIHQEASSWPSVVGMVQAGLGITIAPMSAQAMRPKGVVFRELSGGSGWAELAVAFRGPQLMPAAAHFRAIAHETVTLPLFISNFRQHANPGKYIRAQ
- a CDS encoding S9 family peptidase is translated as MRRLLFRLGILLTALAGTPTLALEPGASASATPDKQLQARLDLSYRYKRLPELIRDSLIPQQWLREGDRLIFWSAVGPDAGTWVLVHARTGSMKPLLSSAELRTQLSRLMGKPIQLPDQLDFAIAPDQRGIVFRIEEQFFGLGLSDGLVTALPPASLNALSLSRDNLLAPDGQAIAVQRDGGFAVLGGDGRTRLERSGEENHGWQIPKKAWSPDSRFLVVWREDLRGVHKIPIVDYSSALEQVTRIPYVKAGTPLGQQAFYVVEPATGRVTRIPPTEGETYDWFAGWRPGSSEALILHLSRDGKRLDLSAVEPASGKRRRVLREERPESFVAGLDFAEEGSARQVTPLPDGTGFLWLSERDGWRHVYLYDFAGKLVRQVTQGAFPIHQVAGVAPKGDALFLLASADSAAPYEHLLYRGSLKGDALKRMSSGSGMHRIAFSPSGSYYVDAWSSRTQPRLRDMVSTDGKTRLRLTTADASALEEWGYTPPEALTVLAADGTTPLHGVLYKPRDFDPARRYPVIACIYAGQFITVVPWNFIGTSASLQANGFAQMGFIVMVLDPRGTPGRSKAFQDATYGRVGQSEIPDYVAGLKQAAATRPWMDMERVGIFGHSWGGYFALRGMLMAPEVFKAGYAGAPGALEEEALINEPYLGLPSMNPAGYQAGSNLALAGNLQGSLKMMHGSSDVNASLSTTMRMADALIRAGKHFELLIMPGQPHNPQPPADRYYFDDIQLFFVRTLGGPR